In the Octadecabacter sp. SW4 genome, one interval contains:
- a CDS encoding DUF805 domain-containing protein, protein MSTHSWYYVVDGARAGPVEESEITRLIDAGTVTAQTLVWREGLDGWVAASEHFAMSGAMSTPGAPPPMPTPAAPQAAIPRSHPGVQQALYDGAPARGFGEAINVCLNKYVDFKGRASRSEFWYFILFTFILGIATSLLDVMLFPNNAMSPLNSLVSLAVFLPGLAVAMRRLHDTNRSGWWIGGFYLGLIAYVVFIGVATGVSPYSEPSGGMLGLMGAGGLAALGFAIALLVFYCQRGDPGPNHYG, encoded by the coding sequence ATGAGCACGCACAGCTGGTATTACGTGGTGGACGGCGCGCGCGCCGGTCCGGTCGAAGAAAGCGAAATCACGCGGCTGATCGATGCCGGAACCGTCACAGCCCAGACCCTTGTCTGGCGCGAGGGGCTGGATGGATGGGTTGCCGCCTCCGAACATTTCGCCATGTCCGGCGCCATGTCCACCCCGGGGGCACCGCCGCCCATGCCGACACCCGCCGCGCCCCAAGCCGCAATTCCGCGCAGCCATCCGGGGGTGCAACAGGCGCTATACGACGGCGCACCCGCCCGCGGCTTTGGCGAGGCAATCAACGTGTGCCTGAATAAATACGTCGATTTCAAAGGCCGCGCGAGCCGGTCCGAGTTTTGGTATTTTATTCTGTTCACTTTCATTCTGGGCATCGCGACCAGCCTGCTTGATGTGATGCTGTTCCCGAATAATGCGATGTCGCCGCTCAATTCGCTGGTATCGCTGGCCGTGTTCTTGCCCGGCCTTGCCGTGGCCATGCGCCGCTTGCATGACACCAACCGCAGCGGCTGGTGGATCGGCGGGTTTTACCTTGGCCTGATCGCCTATGTGGTGTTTATCGGCGTGGCGACCGGCGTATCGCCCTACAGTGAACCGTCAGGTGGCATGTTGGGGCTGATGGGGGCTGGCGGCCTTGCAGCACTGGGTTTTGCGATCGCGCTGCTGGTGTTTTACTGCCAGCGCGGCGATCCGGGGCCGAACCACTACGGCTAG
- a CDS encoding RlmE family RNA methyltransferase has translation MAKKPTKNSSGRGQRDLTVKVKTARGRKLSSTLWLQRQLNDPYVKRAQADGYRGRAAYKILELDDKFRFLVPGARVVDLGAAPGGWCQVAVPRVNALGERSGKAIGTILGVDLQEMEPIAGCELHRLDFMEDDADIKVKEWLGGQADVVMSDMAASASGHKQTDHNRIMALCEAAAYFAFDVLTEGGTFVAKVLAGGAEGDLQKLLKQKFTKVVHVKPPASRSDSSEKFVIATGFRG, from the coding sequence ATGGCCAAGAAGCCGACAAAAAATTCCAGTGGCCGTGGCCAGCGTGACCTGACCGTCAAGGTCAAGACCGCGCGCGGACGCAAGCTGAGCTCAACCTTGTGGTTGCAGCGCCAGTTGAATGACCCCTACGTCAAACGCGCCCAGGCAGACGGCTATCGCGGGCGTGCGGCCTACAAGATACTGGAACTGGACGACAAATTCAGGTTCCTGGTGCCGGGCGCACGGGTTGTTGACCTTGGTGCGGCCCCCGGTGGCTGGTGTCAGGTAGCCGTGCCGCGGGTGAATGCGCTGGGGGAACGATCCGGCAAGGCGATTGGCACGATCCTTGGCGTGGACCTTCAAGAGATGGAGCCGATTGCCGGCTGCGAGCTGCACCGCCTCGATTTCATGGAGGACGACGCCGACATCAAGGTCAAGGAATGGCTGGGCGGGCAGGCGGATGTGGTCATGTCCGACATGGCCGCCAGTGCCTCGGGGCACAAGCAGACCGATCACAACCGGATCATGGCGCTGTGCGAAGCGGCCGCGTATTTCGCCTTTGACGTGCTGACCGAGGGCGGCACCTTTGTTGCCAAGGTTCTCGCAGGCGGGGCCGAGGGCGATCTGCAAAAGCTTCTCAAGCAGAAATTTACCAAGGTGGTGCATGTCAAACCCCCGGCCTCGCGGTCCGACAGTTCGGAAAAATTCGTGATTGCAACAGGTTTTCGCGGCTAG
- a CDS encoding glucokinase codes for MPHPANAYALVADIGGTNTRVALADGRQVLPDTIRRYRNSDFAGLETVLRQYVRDEGDVDAKAACVAVAGPVRDGRATMTNLDWAIDQDTLARASKAETVAILNDLQAQGHALGHLDPANIRTIIQGPDAEATAAKMVIGVGTGFNAAPVFEGNGARLVPPSECGHANLPIRTPRELALCEYVATAHGFPAIEDVLSGRGLERVYAFLGFEAGDPREARAQDIMQSCASGDDPRAVEAAQVFTRILGTVAGNLALIQLPFGGVFLVGGVARAFAPYLQDFGFAEAFRDKGRFAGFMGNFGVHVIEDDYAALTGSACHLVSLQENV; via the coding sequence ATGCCTCACCCCGCCAACGCTTACGCCCTTGTCGCCGATATTGGCGGCACAAACACGCGCGTGGCCCTTGCAGACGGGCGCCAGGTCTTGCCCGACACGATCCGCCGGTATCGCAACAGCGACTTTGCCGGTCTGGAAACCGTCTTGCGGCAATACGTGCGCGATGAAGGCGACGTTGATGCAAAAGCGGCCTGCGTTGCCGTGGCGGGGCCGGTGCGTGACGGGCGCGCCACCATGACAAATCTGGACTGGGCAATCGACCAGGACACGCTGGCCCGCGCCAGCAAAGCGGAAACGGTCGCGATCCTGAACGACTTGCAGGCGCAGGGGCACGCCTTGGGGCATCTGGATCCGGCCAATATCCGCACAATCATCCAAGGCCCCGATGCCGAAGCGACGGCCGCGAAAATGGTGATCGGTGTGGGCACCGGTTTTAACGCGGCACCCGTCTTTGAAGGCAACGGTGCCCGCCTTGTGCCCCCGTCCGAATGCGGCCATGCCAATCTGCCGATCCGCACGCCGCGCGAACTGGCGCTTTGCGAATATGTCGCGACAGCGCACGGGTTTCCGGCGATCGAAGACGTGCTGTCGGGGCGCGGGCTTGAACGGGTTTATGCCTTTCTGGGCTTTGAGGCGGGTGACCCGCGCGAGGCCAGGGCCCAAGACATCATGCAAAGTTGCGCCAGCGGTGATGACCCCCGCGCGGTTGAGGCTGCGCAGGTGTTCACCCGCATCCTTGGCACGGTCGCGGGCAACCTTGCGCTGATTCAGCTGCCCTTTGGGGGCGTGTTTCTGGTGGGCGGTGTGGCGCGTGCCTTTGCGCCCTATTTGCAGGATTTCGGCTTTGCCGAGGCCTTTCGCGACAAGGGGCGTTTTGCCGGTTTCATGGGGAATTTCGGCGTGCATGTGATCGAGGATGATTACGCCGCACTGACCGGGTCGGCCTGCCATCTGGTGTCGTTGCAGGAAAACGTATGA
- a CDS encoding ATP-binding protein: MQRWRVTALALIGIAGFGAAFLSPDPLIGLAAQVGGATLTALAGFLALKGARLKSRHTVMLQTVAGFVENDTTPSFVTDSDGEIGYRNPAARERFHDHAVDTLGFAFGDLFANPGAVLFRLQSKAHALGSAREDIVTRRGHVRLSVHQIDAAAYLWRLEDLTDKAGGGRAADSLSLPMLTAGPSGTVLFMNEAFRRLLGGRAKSLDKIFPQLPLVSGQVHRVDAAEGPVESLVAEVSGSGGRREIYLLPSGDRGDSALSAPIMPNAWDAIEELPVPLLKVAATGEVIASNREARLLLQSPITPQTRLSDLLEGLGRPIIDWLQEAAEGRGSLAPQFLRGTGAHQDTFVQVSLNPAGDSDATHLIAVLNDVTELKTLEKQFVQSQKMQAIGQLAGGVAHDFNNLLTAISGHCDLLLLRHDQGDQDYSDLVQIHQNANRAASLVGQLLAFSRKQNLRPEILDLRDTLSEMTHLLNRLVGEKVRLTLDHDPSLLPIRADKRQLEQVLMNLVVNARDALPQGGEIRVETENAVLAMPLTRDRATVPPGSYVVVRVIDAGTGIAPETLPKIFEPFYTTKRTGEGTGLGLSTAYGIVKQTGGFIFADSEVGVGTTFSLYFPSHEKPLEVPVQTPVIEAQAPQTRAEGVVLLVEDEAPVRAFASRALRLRGYTVLEADCAEMALHMLDDPDLQVDIFVTDVIMPGKDGPTWVREALTTRPDTKVVFVSGYAEDAFGENQAQIPNSVFLPKPFSLNDLTTTVSQQLH, encoded by the coding sequence ATGCAGCGCTGGCGTGTGACGGCGCTCGCGCTGATCGGCATCGCGGGCTTTGGCGCGGCGTTTCTGTCACCTGATCCGTTGATCGGGCTGGCCGCGCAGGTCGGTGGGGCGACGCTCACCGCGCTGGCGGGATTTCTCGCGCTCAAGGGCGCGCGGCTGAAATCACGTCACACCGTGATGCTGCAAACCGTTGCGGGTTTCGTCGAAAATGATACGACGCCCAGTTTCGTGACCGACAGCGACGGCGAAATCGGCTATCGTAATCCCGCGGCTCGCGAACGGTTCCATGACCATGCGGTTGATACGCTGGGCTTTGCCTTTGGCGATCTGTTTGCCAATCCCGGCGCGGTGCTGTTTCGTTTGCAAAGCAAGGCGCATGCCCTTGGCTCCGCGCGCGAGGATATCGTCACGCGGCGCGGACATGTGCGGCTGTCGGTGCATCAGATCGATGCCGCGGCCTATCTTTGGCGGCTCGAAGACCTGACCGACAAGGCGGGGGGCGGACGGGCGGCGGATTCGCTTAGCCTGCCCATGCTGACGGCGGGGCCTTCGGGCACAGTGTTGTTCATGAACGAGGCCTTTCGCCGACTCTTGGGCGGGCGCGCGAAATCGCTCGACAAGATATTCCCGCAATTGCCGCTGGTATCGGGGCAGGTGCACCGCGTCGATGCCGCCGAAGGCCCGGTCGAAAGCCTTGTGGCCGAGGTGAGCGGAAGCGGCGGACGCCGCGAAATCTATCTGTTGCCCAGCGGCGATAGGGGTGACAGCGCGCTGTCGGCGCCGATCATGCCCAACGCCTGGGACGCGATTGAAGAACTGCCTGTGCCGCTTCTCAAGGTCGCGGCAACTGGCGAGGTGATCGCGTCAAACCGCGAGGCGCGGTTGCTGCTGCAATCGCCGATCACGCCGCAAACACGCCTGTCGGACCTGCTTGAGGGGCTGGGACGGCCGATCATCGACTGGCTGCAAGAGGCCGCCGAGGGGCGCGGCAGCCTGGCGCCCCAGTTTCTGCGCGGCACCGGTGCCCATCAGGATACCTTTGTGCAAGTGTCGCTGAACCCGGCCGGTGACAGCGACGCGACCCATCTGATTGCTGTGCTCAATGACGTGACCGAGCTCAAGACGTTGGAAAAACAATTTGTCCAAAGTCAGAAAATGCAGGCGATCGGCCAGTTGGCGGGCGGTGTGGCGCATGATTTCAACAACCTGCTGACGGCGATTTCGGGCCACTGCGATCTGTTGCTGCTGCGCCACGATCAGGGCGATCAGGACTATAGCGACCTGGTGCAGATCCATCAAAATGCGAACCGCGCGGCGTCACTTGTGGGACAGTTGCTGGCGTTTTCGCGCAAGCAGAACCTGCGCCCCGAAATTCTGGATCTGCGCGATACGCTGTCGGAAATGACCCATCTTTTGAATCGTCTTGTGGGTGAAAAGGTGCGTTTGACGCTGGATCACGATCCCAGCCTTCTGCCGATCCGCGCGGACAAGCGCCAGCTTGAACAGGTTTTGATGAACCTTGTGGTGAATGCCCGCGATGCGCTGCCACAGGGCGGCGAAATTCGTGTTGAGACCGAAAATGCCGTCCTGGCCATGCCGCTTACGCGCGATCGCGCGACGGTGCCACCGGGCAGTTATGTTGTGGTGCGGGTGATTGATGCGGGCACCGGAATTGCGCCCGAAACCCTGCCAAAGATCTTTGAACCCTTTTATACGACCAAACGCACGGGCGAGGGCACGGGGCTGGGCCTTTCCACCGCTTATGGGATCGTCAAGCAGACTGGCGGGTTCATCTTTGCCGATAGCGAGGTGGGCGTTGGCACGACGTTCAGCCTGTATTTCCCAAGTCACGAAAAGCCGCTTGAAGTGCCGGTCCAGACCCCGGTGATCGAAGCGCAGGCGCCCCAGACGCGGGCCGAAGGAGTGGTGCTCTTGGTCGAGGATGAAGCGCCGGTGCGTGCCTTTGCCAGCCGCGCCTTGCGGCTGCGCGGCTATACGGTGCTTGAGGCGGATTGCGCCGAAATGGCGCTGCATATGCTGGATGATCCGGACCTTCAGGTCGATATTTTTGTGACCGATGTAATCATGCCCGGCAAGGATGGCCCCACATGGGTGCGCGAGGCGCTGACCACGCGGCCCGATACCAAAGTCGTTTTTGTGTCTGGCTACGCCGAGGATGCCTTTGGCGAAAATCAGGCGCAAATTCCCAATTCGGTCTTTTTGCCCAAGCCGTTTTCACTCAACGACCTGACGACGACGGTGTCACAACAGCTCCACTGA
- a CDS encoding RsmB/NOP family class I SAM-dependent RNA methyltransferase — MTPAARVSAAIEILDRIISGDAAERALTTWARGSRFAGSKDRAAVRDHVFGALRCWRSFAWLGGGASGRALMLGALRDANISPKTIFTGEGHAPARLGPDDSAGQSLEAAPLAVRCDMPDWLMDQIVADLGDRAETVCAVLRHRAAVHLRVNLSRTTRDDAARMLADEGITTRPLCNVKTGLQVTENERRVVQSAAYLEGMVELQDSASQQAIARCHITPDMRVLDFCAGGGGKALALADRSAEVFAHDVDPNRMRDIPQRAQRAGVDIARLDTSTLAGNTPFDMVFCDSPCSGSGTWRRAPDAKWRLTPDRLNDLNAMQDSVLDQAADLVAPQGQLIYATCSFLTRENRARVDAFLARTSGWHVVDELRLLPASDQDGFYLAVIARG, encoded by the coding sequence ATGACGCCCGCTGCCCGTGTGTCAGCCGCGATTGAAATCCTCGATCGGATCATATCCGGTGATGCTGCCGAACGCGCCTTGACCACGTGGGCACGTGGCAGTCGTTTTGCCGGGTCCAAGGACCGCGCAGCGGTGCGCGATCACGTCTTTGGGGCGCTACGCTGTTGGCGGTCGTTTGCTTGGCTTGGGGGTGGCGCATCGGGACGCGCCCTGATGTTAGGTGCGTTGCGCGATGCAAACATCTCTCCCAAAACGATTTTTACCGGTGAAGGCCATGCACCTGCACGCCTTGGCCCCGACGATAGCGCGGGGCAATCGCTTGAGGCCGCACCTTTGGCGGTGCGCTGCGATATGCCCGATTGGCTGATGGATCAGATTGTCGCTGATCTTGGTGATCGGGCTGAAACTGTTTGCGCTGTGCTACGCCATCGCGCCGCGGTGCATCTGCGCGTCAACCTGTCACGCACGACGCGCGATGATGCAGCACGCATGTTGGCGGACGAGGGGATCACGACGCGACCCCTTTGTAACGTAAAGACCGGCTTGCAAGTCACTGAAAATGAACGGCGTGTTGTGCAATCAGCAGCCTATCTTGAGGGCATGGTCGAGCTTCAGGACAGCGCCTCGCAGCAGGCGATCGCGCGCTGTCACATCACGCCAGATATGCGAGTCCTTGATTTCTGCGCCGGGGGTGGTGGCAAGGCCCTCGCGTTGGCGGACCGGAGCGCCGAGGTCTTTGCCCATGATGTCGACCCAAATCGCATGCGCGACATCCCGCAGCGAGCGCAACGGGCGGGTGTTGATATTGCCCGGTTGGATACATCAACTTTGGCAGGTAATACGCCGTTTGATATGGTTTTTTGTGACAGCCCCTGTTCAGGAAGCGGCACATGGCGGCGCGCGCCCGATGCGAAATGGCGGCTGACGCCTGATCGCCTGAATGATCTGAACGCGATGCAGGATTCGGTGCTTGATCAGGCCGCTGATCTGGTCGCGCCACAGGGGCAGTTGATTTATGCGACCTGTTCGTTTCTGACCCGGGAAAATCGCGCCCGGGTCGACGCATTTTTGGCGCGGACATCGGGCTGGCACGTGGTCGACGAACTGCGGCTTTTGCCCGCATCAGATCAGGATGGTTTCTACCTTGCAGTGATCGCGCGCGGGTAA
- the guaB gene encoding IMP dehydrogenase — translation MEIREALTFDDVLLVPGASAVLPSTADTRTRVTRAIAMNIPLLSSAMDTVTEARMAIAMAQAGGIGVVHKNLGVEEQAREVRRVKRFESGIVYNPVTLRPDQTLAEARALVDRYNFTGFPVVDDKGRVMGIVTNRDMRFATSDDQPVSTMMTSSDLAVLREPADRDEAISLMKAKRIEKLLVTDEKGVLTGLLTLKDTEQAVLNPTACKDELGRLRVAAATSVGDSGFERTEALIDAGVDIVVIDTAHGHSEGVLAAVSRVKALSNNVQIIAGNVATGDATRALIDAGADAVKVGIGPGSICTTRMVAGVGVPQLTAIMDCAAAAGDVPVIADGGIKFSGDFAKAIAAGASCAMVGSMIAGTDESPGEIILYQGRSFKSYRGMGSLGAMARGSADRYFQKDAASDKLVPEGIEGQVPYKGSAGAVVHQLVGGLRAAMGYTGCATVAAMRKDCTFVKITGAGLKESHVHDVQITRESPNYRIG, via the coding sequence ATGGAGATTCGCGAGGCCCTTACCTTTGATGATGTATTGCTTGTGCCCGGCGCGTCTGCCGTTTTGCCCAGCACCGCCGATACCCGCACCCGCGTCACCCGCGCGATTGCGATGAATATCCCGCTGCTCAGTTCCGCGATGGACACCGTGACCGAGGCGCGCATGGCCATCGCAATGGCGCAGGCCGGCGGCATCGGCGTGGTGCACAAGAACCTGGGCGTCGAGGAACAGGCGCGCGAGGTGCGCCGCGTCAAACGGTTCGAGTCCGGGATTGTCTATAACCCCGTGACCCTGCGCCCCGATCAGACCTTGGCCGAGGCGCGCGCACTTGTTGACCGCTACAATTTCACGGGCTTTCCGGTGGTGGATGACAAGGGTCGCGTCATGGGGATTGTCACCAATCGCGACATGCGCTTTGCCACATCGGATGATCAGCCGGTCTCGACGATGATGACCAGCAGCGATCTGGCCGTGCTGCGCGAACCTGCCGACCGGGACGAGGCGATTTCCCTGATGAAGGCGAAACGTATCGAAAAACTGCTGGTGACCGATGAAAAGGGCGTCTTGACGGGGCTTTTGACCCTGAAAGACACCGAACAGGCGGTGTTGAACCCGACCGCCTGCAAGGACGAGTTGGGGCGCTTGCGTGTGGCGGCGGCCACCTCTGTGGGCGATTCAGGCTTTGAACGCACCGAAGCGCTGATTGATGCGGGCGTTGATATCGTCGTGATCGATACCGCGCATGGCCACTCCGAAGGGGTGTTGGCAGCCGTGTCGCGCGTCAAGGCGCTGTCGAACAATGTGCAGATCATCGCCGGAAACGTGGCCACCGGTGACGCGACCCGCGCGCTGATCGATGCAGGTGCGGATGCGGTCAAGGTCGGCATCGGCCCCGGGTCAATCTGCACCACGCGGATGGTTGCCGGTGTGGGCGTGCCGCAACTGACGGCGATCATGGATTGCGCGGCGGCCGCCGGTGACGTGCCTGTGATTGCCGATGGAGGCATCAAGTTTTCGGGCGATTTCGCCAAGGCGATCGCAGCGGGCGCGTCCTGCGCGATGGTTGGCTCGATGATTGCAGGCACCGATGAAAGCCCGGGGGAAATTATCTTGTATCAAGGACGTAGCTTCAAGTCTTATCGCGGGATGGGCAGCCTTGGGGCGATGGCGCGCGGCTCGGCTGATCGGTATTTCCAAAAGGATGCGGCCAGTGACAAACTGGTGCCCGAAGGGATCGAAGGACAAGTGCCCTATAAGGGATCGGCGGGGGCTGTCGTGCATCAACTGGTTGGCGGATTGCGCGCCGCGATGGGCTATACGGGCTGCGCCACGGTTGCCGCGATGCGCAAGGATTGCACCTTCGTCAAGATCACCGGCGCGGGTCTCAAGGAAAGCCATGTGCATGATGTGCAGATTACGCGCGAATCACCGAATTATCGGATTGGATAG